The genomic region CGAGCGCGGCCGCTCGGCGACCGCCCACGGCGGCGGCCAGGCCCACGCCGGCGGCGGTGAGGCCGGCCGCGAGGCCCAGCGCGGCGGCCGGGGTGACGCGACCGCTGGGGATCGGCCGCTCGGGGCGTTCGACGGCGTCCAGCCGCCGGTCGGCCCAGTCGTTGGCGGCCATGCCGGCCCAGTAGAGCAGCACCGACGCGCCGGCGAGGGCGGGGGTACGCGGGCTCAACGCGCCGGCCGCCGCCGCGCCGGCGACCACGTCACCGGGGACGGAGAGCGCGGCCGGCGCGCGGACCAGCTCGGCCACGTCAGCCAGCGTGGTCATGGCCACCGTCCAGGCCGGCGTGCAACCGCTTGGTGAAGTCGGTCAGTCGGGCCCACTGGTCGGCCAGCGAGTGGGTGGGTGTGCCGAGCGGGTCCTTGAAGAAGAAGCCCAGGTCGGCCAGCGGCCCCACGTGCCCGGCGGCGTGCGCGGCGGCGGTGAGCCGGGCCAGGTCGAGCACCAGTGGCGCGGCCAGCGCGGAGTCGCAGCCGTGCCAGGTGAACTCCATCCGCATGCCGGTGCCGAGGAAGCCGGCGAACGTGATCAGATCCCAGGCGGTCTTGAAGTCGCCAAGCTCCTCGACGTACTCGATGCGGGTGTTGCCCTGCGGGACGTAGCCCAGCGTCTCGCCGAGCACACGCTGCTTGCTCTGCACCTTGGCCGCGTTCGCGGCCGGGTCGGCGAGGGTGGCGCCGTCGCCGCCGCCGAGCAGGTTCATCCCGGACCAGGAGCGCACGGCGAGGTTGCGCATCGCGAACATCGGCGCGAGCACCGACTTGACCAGGGTCTCGCCGGTCTTGCCGTCGTGCCCGGCGTACGGCAGGCGCAGCTCTTCGGCAAGCGCGGCAAGCGCCGGCAGGCGCAGCCCGGTCGACGGGGTGAAGTCGACGTACGGGCAGTCGGCCAGCAGCGCCGCGTACGCGTACAGGGAGCTGGGCGGCAGCACCTCGTCGGAACCGGCGAGGGCGGCACGCAGCGCGGCCGGGTCGGCGTGCCCGGGGTGCGGTCGAGGTGCGGGTTCGGTGGCGGAGACGTTGACCACGACCACGCGGTCCAGCCGGTGGCGCGTACGGAAGGAGGTGAGGTCGTCCACGACTGTCGCCACCCGGTCGGCCTGGGTGCCGCCGAGCGGTGCCGGACGCAGCTCCTGCTCGACGGCGGCCAGCTCGTCGGGGAGCGCGGCGACCAGCCGACCGGGTATCACACCGGTGTCGGCGAGCGCCTCGGCGCGCTTGCTCAACGGGGTGGTGGCCACGTCGTGACCACCGAAGACCAGGTCCGCGAAGGACGGGAGGGCGGGGCCGCGCAGATCCGGCAGCTCGGTGACGCAGCCGGTCGGCCCGGCCAGACCGGCTCGCAGCGCGAGCCCTCCGACGATGCTGGTGGTCGCGACCGAACCGCGTGCTCCTACCAGCCAGACACCCGTTCGCATGGTGCTCCTTCCCGTCCAGGAGGAACCGTCGGAGTAGTTAAAAGTCGGCGAAGTTAAATATAGCAATATCAGAATATTTTTCGAAAAGCTACGGCCTTGCGGGATGGGGCCCCGCCCGCCCGACCCGTACCGGAACGACGCCGGATCCGGCGTCGGCGTCGGCGGCGACGACGACGGACCGGCTCCCGGTACGGGTGCGGGCAGACGGGGCTGGCAGGCAGGGTCGGTCGGCGTCTCGACCCTGCCTCCCCCGCATCCGCCGATCGGGGCGTTGGCGTGCCCCGACGGACGTCTCAGGTGGTGGCGGTCCTCCGGTGCGGCCGGGGAATCCCGGTCCGGTCGCACCGGACGACCGTCCTGCTCGTGCGCCACCGGGCCACGCGGCCCGGCTGCACACTCTCCGGAGCCGACCTCGTCCCGATCGCGGGGCGCAAACCGCGGTCGGTCCCTCGCCGGTCGGCTCCGGAAAGCCGGTCGGGCGACGGCGGCGCGAACACCGCCGTCGCGGATGGTCAGGAGGTCAGACGGCCACCGCGGTCAGCGCCGGCTCCACGTCGGTCCAGGAGGATCCGACGTCCGCCGAACGGGTCACCGCGTCCAGCACGAGCTGGACCTGCAACGCGTCGGCGAAGGAGGGCGCCGGGTCGGTGCCGGTGGCGATCGCCTCGATGAGATCGCGCATCTGGTGAGTGAAGGAGTGCTCGTAGCCGATGATGTGGCCGGGCGGCCACCACGCCGACATGTACGGATGGTCGCTCTCGGTCACCAGGATCCGGCTGAAGCCCTGTTCCAGGGTGGGCCGGGTGGCGTCGTAGAACTCCAGCTCGTTGAGGCGCTCCAGGTCGAAGACCACGCTGCCCAGCGAGCCGTTGATCTCGACTCGCAGGGCGTTCTTGCGGCCCGTGGCGAAACGGCTCGCCTCGTACGTCGCCAGGGCGCCGCCGTCGAGCCGGGCCACGAAGATCGCGGCGTCGTCGACGGTGACCGGCCCGGTGGGCGCCGAGCCGCCGTCCACGGTGGCCGCCAGACCGCTCGACTCGGCCGGCAGCGGCCGCTCCTTCACGAACGTCTCGGTGATCGCGCTGACGCCGGTGATCCGCTGGCCGACGACGAACTGCGTCAGGTCGATGATGTGCGCACCGATGTCACCGAGCGCGCCGGAGCCCGCCCTGTCCTTCTGCAAACGCCAGACCAGCGGGAACTGCGGATCCACGATCCAGTCCTGCAGGTAGACCGCCCGGACGTGCCGGATCACTCCGAGCCGTCCTTCGGCGACCATCTGGCGCATCATCGTGACCGCGGGGACCCTGCGGTAGTTGAACCCGCACATCGACCGCACCCCGGCGGCGCGGGCGGTGTCCGCCGCGGCGGTCATCGCCCGCGCCTCCGCCACCGTGTTGGCAAGCGGCTTCTCGCACAGGACGTGCTTGCCGGCGGCCAGTGCGGCGAGGGCGATCTCGGCGTGACTGTCGCCGGGTGTGCAGACGTCGACCACGTCGATGTCGTCCCGGTTGATCAGGTCACGCCAGTCCGTCGTGTACGCGTCCCAGCCGAGCCGATCGGCGGCCTCGGCCACCTTCGGTGTGTCGCGGCCGCAGATCAGCGCCATCCTGGCCCGTGCCGGCAGGTCGTACACGCGGTTCACGGTGCGCCACGCCTGTGAGTGCGCGGCGCCCATGAACGCGTAACCGACCATGCCGATCCGCAGTTCTCTGTCTGTCGTGGACAAGGTGGGTCTCCCCCCGTGTGTCAGAACCCGAGCTTGAGGTAGTTGCTCGCGTTCTCCTTCGTGATCGTCTCCGAGGCGAGCACGATCTCCTTGGGCACCTGGAGTTCCACCAGGTCGGACATGCCCTTGCCCTGGCCGATGAGGCGGGCGAGCGAGATGGCCGAGGAGGCCATCGACGGGCTGTAGGTGACGGTGGCCTTCAGCACGGTGTTGTCCGCCTGGATGTCCTCCATCGCCTTCTTCGAGCCGGCGCCGCCGACCATGAAGAACTCCTTGCGGCCGGACTGGTTGATCGCGGCCATCACGCCGACGCCCTGGTCGTCGTCGTGGTTCCAGATCGCGTCGATCTTCGGGAGCGCCTGGAACAGTCCGGTCGCGGCCTGCTGGCCGGAGTCGACGGTGAACTCCGCCGGCCGCCGGTTCGCGACCTTGAAGCCGCTCGCGGCGAGCGTGTCGTTGAAGCCCTTCGTCCGCTCCTGGGTCAGCTCCAGGGCGTCGATGCCCGGGATCTCACCGATGACCGGGTTGCTGACGCCCTTGGCCTTGAGCTGGGCGATGATGTACGTCGCCGCGGCGACGCCCATGCCGTAGTTGTCGCCCTTGATCTGCAGGCGGTACGCCCGGGCGTCGGGGAAGGCCCGGTCCAGGTTGATCACCGGGATGCCTGCGGTCATGGCCTCCAGGCCGAACGCGTTCAGCTCCTTGCCGTCGTGCGGCAGCACCACGATGACGTCGGGCTTCTGCGACACCAGGGTGGACAGCGCCGCCCGCTGGGCCGCCGGGTCCGCGCCCGCCGCGACGGGCTTGAGCTCCACGTCGGAGAACGCGCTGGCCTGCGCCTTGGCGTTGTTGGTGATGGCGGCGATCCAGCCGTGGTCGTCGGCGGGGGCGGAGAAGCCGATGACCACCTTCTTGCCGGGCTCGTTGTTGACGCCTGTCGCCGCGGCCTTGGTCTGCGCGGTGGTGGGCGACGCCTCGTTGCTCGTGCAACCGGCCAGCAGTACGCCGGCGCCGACCGCGACCCCGCCGAAGAGCATTCGGCGGCGCGACAGGTCGGGACTGTGCTGGGTCATGACGACCTCCTGTGTTCGCAGGTGGTGGGATGAGTGAAGGGTGCGTGGTATCCGGTCACCGTCGATGCTCGGGTGACCCTGTGCTGGTGCGGCAAGGTGGTGCGGTTGCGGGAGTGGATCAGCTGCTGGTGAGCCGGTTACGGCCCAGGAACTGGGTGATGCTGCGGAACTGCACCTGCTGGACCAGGACGGCCGCCACGATGATGCCGCCCTTGACCATGTTCTGGGCCTCGCTGGAGAGACCGTTGATGGCGAAGAGATTGGTGATCGTCGAGAAGATGATCACGCCGAGCAGGGAACCGATGATCGTGCCCCGCCCGCCGCTGAGCAGCGTGCCACCGATGATCGCGGCGGCGATCGCGTCCAGCTCGTAGAGGTTTGCCGTCGCCGCCTGGGCCGAGTTGGCCTGGGCGGTGAGCATGATGGCGGCGATGCCGCAGCAGAGGCCGGACAGCGCGTACAGCAGCAGGGTGTGCCGCCGGACGTTGATGCCGGCCAGCCGGGCCGCCTCCGGGTTGCCTCCGACGGCGACCGTGCGCCGGCCGAAGGTGGTGCGGTTGAGCAGCACCCAACCTGCCGCGACCACGGCGGCGAGGATGTAGACCAGCAGCGGGATGCCGAGCAGCTTCTCGCTGGCGATGTTGTTGATGAAGGTGTTGTTGGAGAGCTGGGTCTGCTTGTTGGAGATCTCCGCCGCCAGACCGCGGGCGGCCACGAGCATCGCCAGGGTGGCGATGAAGGGCACCAGCCGGCCGTAGGAGATGAGGATTCCGTTGACCACGCCTACCGACACCCCGACGACCAGAGCGGTGAAGATCATGCCGCCGGCGCCGTAGCTCTGGGTGGCGACAGTGGTGGCCCAGACCGCGGAGAGCGCGAGGATCGCGCCGACCGAGAGGTCGATGCCGCCACCGATGATGACGAACGTCATCCCGACGGTGACCACGCCGACCACCGAGGCCAGCTTGAGGATGGTGAGGGTGTTGCCCCACACCCAGTCCGGGTTGGAGTAGAGGTCCCACCGGGTCATCGCCCCGATGATGACCAGGACCACAAGCACCCCGATGAGGCCGAGGTTACGGCGGGCTCCTTCGCCGCTGTCACCTCGCCACCACGAGAGCCGGTTACTGGTCTTCGCCGCCTCGCTGGCCGCCGCCGTCTCGGCGGGATCCACAGGCGGCGACTGCGCCGGCAGCTGCGGGCGCTCCGGGGTCGCCGTGGGGGTGGGAGTCGCGTCGCTCATGCCGGTGCGCCTTCCATCAGGGACCCCGCCATCACGAGGTCGAGCACAGTGTTCTCGTCGAGTTCGCCGGCCGGGGCCTCGCGGACCACCCGGCCCTCCCGCATGACCAGCACCCGGTCGGCCAGTCCGAGCACCTCGGGCACCTCGCTGGAGACCAGCAGGACCCCGACGCCCTGGACGGCCAGGTCCCGGATCACCTGGTACAGCTCGGCTCGGGCGCCGATGTCCACGCCTCGGGTCGGCTCGTCCAGGATCAGCAGTTTGGTGTCACCGAGGAGCCACCGCCCCACGACCACCTTCTGCTGGTTGCCGCCGGAGAGGGTGCGCACCGGGCGGCGGACGTCGCGCGGGCGCAGTTCGAGATCGGCGGCGATCCGGTTCGCCTCGGCCTGCTCGGCCGCCACGTTCGTGAAGCCGAACCGGGCGTACCTGCTGAAGGTGGAGAGGGTGACGTTGCGGTAGATCGGCTCACCGAGCAGCAGCGCCTGGCTCTTGCGCTCCTCCGGCGCCATGCCCATGCCCGCCCGGACCGCCGCGCCGACACCCGCGCGCAACGCCCGGCCGGCCATCCGGATGGTGCCCGCGTCGGCTCGGCGGGCGCCGTAGATGGTCTCCAGCAGCTCGGAGCGGCCGGACCCGACCAACCCGGCGATGCCGACGATCTCACCGGCCCGGACATCGAGCGACACGTCGGCGAACTCGCCCGCCCGGGTCAACCCCTCGACCTGGAGCAGCTCCGCGCCGGCCGGACCGGCCGCCGGGCGCTCCGGGAAGACGTACTCGATGCTGCGGCCGGTCATCCGGCTGACCAGGTCGCGGGTCGGGGTGTCGCGCGCCGGCAGGTTCGCCGCCGTGGTCCGGCCGTCCTTGAGTACGGTGACACGGTCGCCGATCTCGCGGATCTCCTCCAGGCGGTGGGAGATGTAGATGACGGCGATGCCCTGGGCGGTCAGCTCCCGGATGATCCGGAACAGGTTGCCCACCTCGTCGTGCGCCAGCACCGCGCTCGGCTCGTCCATGATGATCAGTCGCGCCTCGTGCGACAGCGCCCGGGCCATGCTCACGATCTGCTTGCCGGCCGCCGGCAGCGCGCGGACCATCCGCCTGGGGTGGATCTCGCCGTGGCCGAGCCGACCGAGGATCTGGCGAGTTCGTCGGACCATTTGCCCGCGGCGGATGAAGCCCAGCCGGCGCGGCTCGTGGCCGAGGAACGCGTTCTCCCCCACCGACAGGTCGTTGACGAGGTCCAACTCCTGGTAGATGGTGGCGATGCCGGCGCGCATGGCGGCCTGCGGGTTGGCGAAGGTGGTCGGCTCGCCCCGCCACTCGACCTGGCCGGAATCCGGCTGGTGCACCCCCGCCAGCACCTTGATAAGCGTGGACTTGCCGGCGCCGTTCTGCCCGAGCAGGCAGTGCACCTCGCCGGCGCGCACCTCCAACTGCACCCCGTCCAGGGCGCGTACGCCGGGGAAGGTCTTGACCACGTCGGTGAGGCGCAGGACCACCTCGCCCGCGACGGTGTCCGCGGGGGCCTCGACCAGCGACGCCCCGGCGACGGCGGCGTTCTCCTCGGGCTGGGCCACGGTCTCCTCCTCGCTCACGATGGGTTTGGCGCCTGACGACCGCAGGTTCATGAGGCCTCGCCGAAGGCGACGTCGCTGGCGAGCACGGCCGCGCCGGCGACGCCGGCCCGACCACCTAGCTCGGACAGCACGACGGGCAGGTTGCCGGTGGCCAGGGGCAGCGACCGGCGGTAGACCACGCTGCGGATCTCGGCGAGCAGGATGTGCCCGAGCTGGGCCAGCCCACCGCCGATCACGATCATCGACGGGTTGGTGAAGCTCACCAGACCGGCGAGGACTCCGCCGACCCGCCGTCCGCCGTCACGGATCAGCTGGATACAGGTCACGTCGCCCTCGACCGCCCCCTCGGCGACGTCCAGAGCGGTCACCACGCCGCGCAGGCCCATCCGCTCGGCCAGCGCCGGCGACGCTCCGCTGCGGGCGGCGACTGTGGCGTCCTTG from Micromonospora lupini harbors:
- a CDS encoding inositol-3-phosphate synthase, producing the protein MRTGVWLVGARGSVATTSIVGGLALRAGLAGPTGCVTELPDLRGPALPSFADLVFGGHDVATTPLSKRAEALADTGVIPGRLVAALPDELAAVEQELRPAPLGGTQADRVATVVDDLTSFRTRHRLDRVVVVNVSATEPAPRPHPGHADPAALRAALAGSDEVLPPSSLYAYAALLADCPYVDFTPSTGLRLPALAALAEELRLPYAGHDGKTGETLVKSVLAPMFAMRNLAVRSWSGMNLLGGGDGATLADPAANAAKVQSKQRVLGETLGYVPQGNTRIEYVEELGDFKTAWDLITFAGFLGTGMRMEFTWHGCDSALAAPLVLDLARLTAAAHAAGHVGPLADLGFFFKDPLGTPTHSLADQWARLTDFTKRLHAGLDGGHDHAG
- a CDS encoding Gfo/Idh/MocA family protein; this encodes MVGYAFMGAAHSQAWRTVNRVYDLPARARMALICGRDTPKVAEAADRLGWDAYTTDWRDLINRDDIDVVDVCTPGDSHAEIALAALAAGKHVLCEKPLANTVAEARAMTAAADTARAAGVRSMCGFNYRRVPAVTMMRQMVAEGRLGVIRHVRAVYLQDWIVDPQFPLVWRLQKDRAGSGALGDIGAHIIDLTQFVVGQRITGVSAITETFVKERPLPAESSGLAATVDGGSAPTGPVTVDDAAIFVARLDGGALATYEASRFATGRKNALRVEINGSLGSVVFDLERLNELEFYDATRPTLEQGFSRILVTESDHPYMSAWWPPGHIIGYEHSFTHQMRDLIEAIATGTDPAPSFADALQVQLVLDAVTRSADVGSSWTDVEPALTAVAV
- a CDS encoding substrate-binding domain-containing protein — protein: MTQHSPDLSRRRMLFGGVAVGAGVLLAGCTSNEASPTTAQTKAAATGVNNEPGKKVVIGFSAPADDHGWIAAITNNAKAQASAFSDVELKPVAAGADPAAQRAALSTLVSQKPDVIVVLPHDGKELNAFGLEAMTAGIPVINLDRAFPDARAYRLQIKGDNYGMGVAAATYIIAQLKAKGVSNPVIGEIPGIDALELTQERTKGFNDTLAASGFKVANRRPAEFTVDSGQQAATGLFQALPKIDAIWNHDDDQGVGVMAAINQSGRKEFFMVGGAGSKKAMEDIQADNTVLKATVTYSPSMASSAISLARLIGQGKGMSDLVELQVPKEIVLASETITKENASNYLKLGF
- a CDS encoding ABC transporter permease; protein product: MSDATPTPTATPERPQLPAQSPPVDPAETAAASEAAKTSNRLSWWRGDSGEGARRNLGLIGVLVVLVIIGAMTRWDLYSNPDWVWGNTLTILKLASVVGVVTVGMTFVIIGGGIDLSVGAILALSAVWATTVATQSYGAGGMIFTALVVGVSVGVVNGILISYGRLVPFIATLAMLVAARGLAAEISNKQTQLSNNTFINNIASEKLLGIPLLVYILAAVVAAGWVLLNRTTFGRRTVAVGGNPEAARLAGINVRRHTLLLYALSGLCCGIAAIMLTAQANSAQAATANLYELDAIAAAIIGGTLLSGGRGTIIGSLLGVIIFSTITNLFAINGLSSEAQNMVKGGIIVAAVLVQQVQFRSITQFLGRNRLTSS
- a CDS encoding sugar ABC transporter ATP-binding protein — translated: MNLRSSGAKPIVSEEETVAQPEENAAVAGASLVEAPADTVAGEVVLRLTDVVKTFPGVRALDGVQLEVRAGEVHCLLGQNGAGKSTLIKVLAGVHQPDSGQVEWRGEPTTFANPQAAMRAGIATIYQELDLVNDLSVGENAFLGHEPRRLGFIRRGQMVRRTRQILGRLGHGEIHPRRMVRALPAAGKQIVSMARALSHEARLIIMDEPSAVLAHDEVGNLFRIIRELTAQGIAVIYISHRLEEIREIGDRVTVLKDGRTTAANLPARDTPTRDLVSRMTGRSIEYVFPERPAAGPAGAELLQVEGLTRAGEFADVSLDVRAGEIVGIAGLVGSGRSELLETIYGARRADAGTIRMAGRALRAGVGAAVRAGMGMAPEERKSQALLLGEPIYRNVTLSTFSRYARFGFTNVAAEQAEANRIAADLELRPRDVRRPVRTLSGGNQQKVVVGRWLLGDTKLLILDEPTRGVDIGARAELYQVIRDLAVQGVGVLLVSSEVPEVLGLADRVLVMREGRVVREAPAGELDENTVLDLVMAGSLMEGAPA